One genomic window of Thermoplasmata archaeon includes the following:
- the hemE gene encoding uroporphyrinogen decarboxylase, whose protein sequence is MKDRFLRACRREPVDCTPVWFMRQAGRSSPSYRAVRQEHGILEIAKTPALAADVTCQAVHELGVDAAILFCDLLIPLEAMGVPVRIEPGVGPVIDPPIRTGEDVDRLRPLDPERSLPFVGETIARLRAKLDVPLIGFAGAPFTLASYLIEGGASRDFEATKRFLHERPSDWMRLMDFLADAVAAFLRFQADAGAEALQLFDSWVGALAPRDYRECVQPYTRKVFRGIRETGVPTIHFGTGTAGFLDAFREAGGDVIGVDWRIALDRAWVAIGEDVGIQGNLDPAALLGPPDRWAAAARDVLERANGRPGHVFNLGHGVLASTPQDHLRGLVQLIHDTSGR, encoded by the coding sequence ATGAAGGACCGATTCCTTCGCGCGTGTCGGCGCGAGCCCGTGGACTGTACCCCCGTCTGGTTCATGCGCCAAGCGGGCCGTTCGTCGCCCTCGTACCGAGCGGTCCGACAGGAACACGGCATCCTCGAAATCGCGAAGACGCCTGCGCTCGCGGCGGACGTGACATGCCAGGCGGTCCACGAGCTCGGTGTCGATGCGGCGATCCTGTTCTGCGACCTCCTCATTCCGCTGGAGGCGATGGGGGTCCCGGTCCGAATCGAACCGGGCGTCGGTCCCGTAATCGATCCTCCAATTCGCACGGGCGAGGACGTGGACCGACTCCGTCCCCTCGACCCGGAGCGGAGCCTGCCGTTCGTCGGGGAGACGATCGCGCGGCTCCGGGCGAAACTCGACGTGCCGCTGATCGGGTTTGCGGGCGCGCCGTTCACGCTCGCCAGCTACCTGATCGAAGGCGGCGCCTCCCGCGACTTCGAGGCCACGAAACGGTTCCTTCACGAACGGCCCTCCGACTGGATGCGGCTGATGGACTTCCTCGCGGATGCGGTGGCTGCGTTCCTGCGCTTCCAGGCGGACGCGGGGGCGGAGGCCCTCCAGCTGTTCGACAGCTGGGTCGGCGCGCTGGCTCCGAGGGACTACCGCGAGTGCGTGCAACCCTACACCCGAAAGGTGTTCCGTGGAATCCGGGAGACGGGCGTCCCGACGATCCATTTCGGGACCGGGACGGCGGGGTTCCTGGACGCGTTCCGGGAGGCCGGGGGGGACGTGATCGGCGTCGACTGGCGCATCGCGCTGGACCGCGCCTGGGTGGCGATCGGCGAGGACGTGGGGATCCAAGGGAACCTCGATCCCGCGGCCTTGCTGGGCCCGCCGGATCGTTGGGCGGCCGCCGCGCGGGATGTGCTCGAACGGGCGAATGGCCGGCCCGGCCACGTGTTCAATTTGGGCCACGGCGTGCTCGCATCGACGCCGCAGGATCATCTCCGAGGACTCGTCCAGCTCATTCACGACACGTCCGGACGGTGA